In Streptomyces sp. NBC_01717, one DNA window encodes the following:
- the rhaS gene encoding rhamnose ABC transporter substrate-binding protein, giving the protein MSAHSRTRRRATLTATAAACVLAVTLAGCSGTTKNDTKNDTKEAASSAKADPNAPLKKGLKIAFLPKQINNPYEKIVDDAGIGAVKEFGGSGKEVGPSDAKASSQVSYINTLIQQRQDAILIAANDPNAVCGPLKQAMKQDIKVVAYDSDTAKDCRQLFINQASSEEIGRSQVQHLAKQLDYKGEIAILSATQNATNQNTWIGFMKDELKKPEYKDLKLVKVAYGDDDDQKSFQETQGLLKAYPKLKGIISPTTVGIAAASRYISDSSYKGKVVINGLGTPNQMRKYVKDGTVEQFSLWDPKKLGYLGSYAAAALASGQITGAEGEKFKAGDLGEYTIGKDGEVILGPPTVFDKNNIDDFDF; this is encoded by the coding sequence ATGTCTGCGCACTCCCGCACGCGCCGCCGTGCCACCCTCACCGCCACAGCTGCTGCCTGCGTCCTCGCCGTCACGCTGGCCGGCTGCTCGGGCACCACGAAGAACGACACCAAGAACGACACCAAGGAAGCGGCGAGCAGCGCCAAGGCCGACCCGAATGCGCCGCTGAAGAAAGGCCTCAAGATCGCCTTTCTGCCGAAGCAGATCAACAACCCGTACGAGAAGATCGTCGACGACGCGGGGATCGGCGCGGTCAAGGAGTTCGGCGGCTCCGGCAAGGAGGTCGGACCCTCCGACGCCAAGGCCTCCTCCCAGGTCTCATACATCAACACCCTCATCCAGCAGCGCCAGGACGCGATCCTCATCGCCGCCAACGACCCCAACGCGGTGTGCGGCCCGCTCAAGCAGGCCATGAAGCAGGACATCAAGGTCGTCGCCTACGACTCCGACACCGCCAAGGACTGCCGCCAGCTGTTCATCAACCAGGCCAGTTCCGAGGAGATCGGCCGCAGCCAGGTCCAGCATCTCGCCAAGCAACTCGACTACAAGGGCGAGATCGCGATCCTCTCGGCCACCCAGAACGCGACGAACCAGAACACCTGGATCGGGTTCATGAAGGACGAGCTGAAGAAGCCCGAGTACAAGGACCTGAAGCTGGTCAAGGTCGCCTACGGGGACGACGACGACCAGAAGTCCTTCCAGGAGACCCAGGGCCTGCTCAAGGCCTACCCGAAACTGAAGGGCATCATCTCGCCCACCACGGTCGGCATCGCCGCCGCCTCCCGCTACATCAGCGACTCCAGCTACAAGGGCAAGGTCGTCATCAACGGCCTGGGCACACCGAACCAGATGCGCAAGTACGTCAAGGACGGCACGGTCGAGCAGTTCTCCCTGTGGGACCCCAAGAAGCTCGGCTACCTCGGCTCGTACGCGGCCGCCGCTCTCGCCTCGGGCCAGATCACCGGTGCGGAGGGCGAGAAGTTCAAGGCCGGTGACCTCGGCGAGTACACCATCGGCAAGGACGGCGAGGTCATCCTCGGCCCGCCGACCGTCTTCGACAAGAACAACATCGACGACTTCGACTTCTGA
- a CDS encoding L-rhamnose mutarotase, translating to MQRVCFLLKVRQERLEEYRERHAAVWPEMLAALSAAGWHNYSLFLREDGLLVGYLETEDFAAAQAAMAATDVNTRWQADMAAFFEALDGAKPDEAMKPLTEVFHLDRPQ from the coding sequence ATGCAGCGCGTCTGCTTTCTGCTGAAGGTCCGGCAGGAGCGGCTTGAGGAGTACCGCGAGCGTCACGCGGCCGTATGGCCCGAGATGCTCGCGGCGCTCTCCGCCGCCGGCTGGCACAACTACTCGCTCTTTCTCCGGGAGGACGGCCTGCTCGTCGGCTACCTGGAGACCGAGGACTTCGCGGCTGCGCAGGCCGCCATGGCCGCCACGGACGTCAACACCCGCTGGCAGGCCGACATGGCGGCCTTCTTCGAAGCCCTGGACGGCGCCAAGCCGGACGAGGCGATGAAGCCGCTCACCGAAGTCTTCCATCTCGATCGACCGCAATGA